From Streptomyces sp. NBC_01551:
TCGACCCTGTTCAACGCCCTGACCAAGAACGACGTGCTGGCGGCCAACTACCCGTTCGCCACGATCGAGCCGAACGTCGGCGTCGTCGGCGTTCCGGACTCGCGCCTCGCGGTCCTGGCCGGCATCTTCGGCTCGCAGAAGGTCCTCCCCGCGACGGTCGACTTCGTCGACATCGCCGGCATCGTGCGCGGCGCCTCCGAGGGCGAGGGCCTGGGCAACAAGTTCCTCGCGAACATCCGCGAGTCGGACGCGATCTGCCAGGTCATCCGCGCCTTCAAGGACGAGAACGTCGTCCACGTCGACGGCAAGGTCTCGCCGAAGGACGACATCGAGACGATCAACACCGAGCTGATCCTCGCCGACCTCCAGTCCATCGAGAAGGCCGAACCGCGCCTGACGAAGGAGTCCCGCCTCCAGAAGGAGAAGGTCGCGGTCCTCGCGGCCGTCGTCGAGGCCAAGAAGATCCTCGAAGCGGGCGACACCCTCTTCTCCAAGGGCATCACCAAGGGCACGGAGCAGGGCGACCTCCTGCACGAGCTGCACCTGCTCACCACGAAGCCGTTCCTCTACGTCTTCAACGTGGACGAGGACGAGCTGACGGACGACGCCTTCAAGGCGGAGCAGAGCGCGCTGGTCGCCCCGGCCGAGGCGATCTTCCTGAACGCCAAGCTGGAGCAGGACCTCTCCGAGCTGGACGACGAGGAAGCCCTCGAGCTCCTCCAGTCGGTCGGCCAGGACGAGCCCGGCCTCGCCACCCTCGGCCGCGTCGGCTTCGACACCCTGGGCCTCCAGACGTACCTGACGGCCGGCCCGAAGGAAACCCGCGCCTGGACGATCAAGAAGGGCGCCACCGCCCCGGAGGCCGCCGGCGTCATCCACACGGACTTCCAGCGCGGCTTCATCAAGGCCGAGGTCATCTCCTTCGCGGACCTGGTCGACTGCGGCTCGGTCACCGAGGCCCGCGCCAAGGGCAAGGCCCGCATGGAGGGCAAGGACTACGTCATGCAGGACGGCGACGTGGTGGAGTTCCGCTTCAACGTCTGATTGGACGTGAACAACGGCCTGACCTGCGAGAAGGCAGGTCAGGCCGTTGTGCTGTCCGCGGCAGTCCGCAGAACCTGGAGCGGCTGCGTGTCGTAGACCGTGGAACGGTGTCCGACCTGTACGACCCACACCACCCCTGTACTGACTCGGAATCGCGGTGTCAGTTCGACTGCTGGCCCGGCGCGCGAGGCGGCCCAGGGTCAGGAGTGGGGGACCGCCGTGGCGAGGACCACCTCGAATTCCTCCAGGCTGCGGGTGGTTGCGCGAGCCTTCGCGGTGGCCTCTCCGCGGACCGCCGCGACGGCGCCACGGGATGCCACGAGTGCGTCGCGGTCGGCGTAGAGCGAGCCGACAGCGGCTCTGCCCCGGTCGCGATCGATGAGCAGGGAGATGCCGGCCAGTCCGGGGATTTTCTGGACCTTGGGCAGTGAGGTGTCGCGGAACGTGTCCACCAGCAGGTCGATGTCAGCCGGCTCGACGTCCATGTGGACCAGCCGGAACCCCGCGCCCGGCACGAGTTCCTCTGCGCGCCGGGCGACCGCCGCTTCCCAGTTGTCGACCGTCACGGTCTGCGCGAAGGGCGCCATCATCTCGGCCCGCCGCTTGCTCAGGTTCTCGTAGCTGGCCTGCCGGGAGGCCTCGTCCTCCCACCACGATCCCACCAGGAGCTTGCCGAGCTCGCGGTCGGCGAACAGCCCCATCCCGCGAAAGCCCGGTTCCGCCGACAGCAGCGCACGCCCGTCGGTCCGGAGCGCCTCGGCGACCCCGTCGAGCTCGGCCGGATCACCCGTTGCATAGATGCTGCGAACGTACATAGCGCCCTTTCCTGCCTTCCGGTGGCCCCGCGCGGGCTCGTGCTCCCACTCCATGCGATGACCGGGGCGGATGGGGGGCAACGTGGCAGGGGCATTCAGGTGAAGAGGCGGGCGGTCGCCGGGCGCGTGTGGCTTCTCGAAACACGGCAATGCCGTGCTCGTCTCGGCCGAGGACTACGCGGCGCTGCGCGAGGGTTCGTACCTGCTGCGCTCGCCGGCGAACGCCCGGCGGCTCCTCAAGGCGTACGAGAACGCGCTGGCCCACGTCAATGTGTCGGAGCGCGAGCTGATCGATCCGGACTCGGCGGACGCGGGTGCGGGTGCGGGTGCCGCGTGAGGCTTGTCTTCGAGGATCAGGGCTGGGAGGACCACACGTCCTGGCTCTGGTGCTCTCCGGGCTGCGCGTAGTCCCGGTGGGCGACGAGGAGGCGAGGACGGCCTCGAAGCTGCGGATGGACCCTGGCTCGCACGGGAGGAGCTCGGCGGACAGCTCCTGGACGGACCGGTCGAGAGTCATCAACGGCGGGCTATGGCTGCTGACTTGCTGTGCGCGCCCGTATGGTTGCGACAGCACGTGGAGTCACGAGATCGTCCTGCGTCTTCCAGGAGGAATGTGTGGACCCGCAGATCGTCGCAGTTGCCGGCGCGACTGGCACCGCCATCGTTTCGGCGATGGCTACGGATGGCTGGCAGCGCGCGAGGGATGGCGTCGTAGCGCTCTGGCAACGGTTCCGGCCCGAGTCTGCCGACGCGATCCATGAGGATTTCGAGGAGAGCCGGAGGGTTCTCGTTGGTTCTCTCCAAGCGGGTGATGAACACGCGCACGCCGCGCTTGTCGCTGCATGGAACGGGCACTTGCTCGGATTGCTCGTCGCACGACCTCAGGCTCTTGACGACCTCAGGCAGCTCACCGCGGTGCTCGCGCAACAGCACACCAGCGGTGCCCACCCCTCCCTGAACATGACCGCCAATGCGAGCGGCAACGGGCAGGTGTTTCAGGCCGGACGCGACCAGAAGATCACCCAGCCGTGACTCCGGCCCGTCAGGACGGAGAGATGAACGAGTCCTGGTCGATGTGGGCCGATGCCTCCGATGCGGCCCAGATCCATCAGGCCGGTAGAGATCAGCACTTCGTTCAGAACCACTACCACTTCGACCCCGCGACACCTCGCTTCCGCGAGACGGTTCAGGACGATGACGATGACGACGACGATGGCGAGTATGTCTTCTACATGGGGCCGTGGCACATCCCGCTCACGGTCTTGCTCTATCTACTTGCCCCGGTGCCATTGCTCGTAGCCGGCACCAGCCTGCAACTTGTCTTCGAGGCTGACCCTGGACCTTCAATCTGGTGGGCCATGGTCTACACGGCATGCGCCATGGCCGTCAGCGTGACCATTGAGGTCATCGTGCTGAACAAGGCACTTCTCCGCAGCCCGTGGAGCTTCAACACCGACACATACGTCAGGGTTCTTCACGGACTGGCCGCCGCCGGGCTCTTCATCTATTCCTTGATCCGATCCCCTGGCGAAGCCGGAAGCATCGGACGCCTCGCCCTTGATTGCGCGGAGGTTCTGGGACCGTTGTAGCGCCGGTTTTCCGGGCGATCGGCAGCAACGGCGACCGCATGTGCCTTGGCGTGTTGCGGCGTGAAGGTGCTGCTCATCGGAGGCGCTGGTTCCTGTTGGCGCGCACGATCAGGTTGCAGGCGTTGCGAGAAGCCCGCAGCTCTTGGTGCATTGTCGGCGTAGCTGTGTAGTGCCGGCGGTCCTGAACGTTCTCGTACCTCGTCGCGGATCCCGCGCTGGGATGGAGCCGGGATGACGCCGCAAATGTGCAGGTCAAGGCCTTGTGGTGGAGTTCCGCTTCAGCGTGTGATCCCAAGAGGGGCCGGACTCTGCTGAGACCGACCCCTTTTTTTGTGTTCCCTTCTCAGCTGCTTCGGGGTGGTGTGAGCTTGTCGAGGTCCAGGCTGATCTCGAAGGGCACCGGGCGCTGGAGGGTGCCGCGGAAGATCCCGGCGGGCGCGTATGCGCCGGTGGGTTCGTCGAGCTCGTAGACGTGGACGACGGGTGCCCCGTCCTCGTCCTCGATGCACCAGTAGTGCGGGATGCCGGCCTCCGCGTACTTGCGGAGTTTGACGGTGCGGTCGCGGTGGGCGCATTCGGGGGAGACGACCTCGATCACGAGCCGGACCTCGTTGGGCGCGAACCAGGTGCGGTCGGCTTCGTAGTCGGCCGTCGTCACGAGCAGATCCGGTTCGGGCCGGTTGCGCTGGTCGAGCTTGATGGTCATCTCGCGGCCGACTCTGGCGTCTGCGGGTACCTGCTCCATCAGGGCGACGGTGAGCATGGTCACGAGGTGGCCGTGCCACCACCGCTGGGGCGACATCATGAAGACGAGGGCTCCGTCGATGAGCTCGGTGTGGCGTGGTGCCTCGGGGAGGCGGTCCAGGTCCTCCGCGAACCAGCCTTCCGCGCGCGGCGGGCGCATCCAGTCGGGCAGTGCGGTCATGGCTTCACGGTAGCGGCCTGCGGGCCGGGGGGAATAGCGCGGTGGTGTCGCGGTTGATCATGACGGGGGCAGTGCCTCGCCTCCGGCAGGGTCGTCTACGAGGGGGTCGTGATGTCGTATCCGGAGTACCCGGAGCAGGTGTACAGCCGGGAAGAGGGCGAGGTCAGCGCGGTCTTCCGGACCGTGGACACCCCGCCCGAGTTCGGTGTCGCGGGCGGGGACGCGATTCACTACCTGGCCACCAAGGCCTCCACGAACGGTGAGTTCGGGCTCTACCGGGTGGAGATGAGCCCGAAGGCGGGCGGGCCCAAGACGCACTTCCACAAGACGATCTCGGAGTCGTTCTTCGTGCTCGACGGCACGGTCCGGCTGTTCAACGGCGTGGACTGGATCGACGCGCAGAAGGGCGACTTCCTGTACGTGCCGCAGGGCGGGCTGCACGCCTTCCGCAACGACTCGGACGCGCCCGCCGAGATGCTGATGCTCTTCGCCCCGGGCGCGCCGCGCGAGGAGTACTTCGAGGGGCTGGCGGCCCTCGCGGACGCGACGGACGAGGAGCGCACGGAGTTCTTCGTGCGCCACGACTCCTACTTCGTCGAATAGCGCCCGGGGCAACTGCGCGGCAGTTCCCAGGCATCGCTTGGGGAGCGCGGACTCCGGCGGCGGCGCCGCCTGCGGCGTCTCGCCGGTCAGAGGCCCTGGACCGCGGCGATCGTGAAGGTCGTCGGGGTGCCCGTGGAGGGGGTCAGGGGGCCGTCCTTGTCGAACTGGGAGCGGACCACCAGGGTGCGGCCCGGGATGTGGGCCAGGGTGGTGGGGATCTGGAGGCCGGGGTCCGTGATCGTGCGGGTCAGGCGGGCGCGGGTGCCGTCCGGGGAGACCTGCCAGCGGGTCAGCGTGTTGCTGGTGTTGTGGGCCACGCGCAGGGTGCCGTCGGGGGAGAGGTCGAGGCCGTCGGCGGCCTTGAGGTCGCCGCCGGTCAGGGCGACCCGGGTGATGGCGCCGGTACGCAGGTCGAGGCGGTGGAGGTCGCCCGCCGTCATGTCCACGGTGAGCAGGTAGCGGCCGGACCGGTCGGCGACGATGCCGTTGAGGTTGAAGGTGCCCGCGGGGCGCGGCGCCAGGTGGCCGCTCAGGTCGAACGCCGGGAGCAGGGCGCCGGAGCCGGCGGCCAGCTGGGCCGGGGTGACGCGGTAGACCACCGCGCGGACGCTGTCCGTCAGGTAGGCGGTGCCGTCCGGGGTGATGGCCAGGTCGTTGACGAAGAACGGGCCGCCGCCCTCGACCTCGAAGTGGGCCAGGCGGGTTCCGGTCCGGGCGTCGTACACGGCGACGCCGGTGGTGGAGTCGGTGACCCACAGGCGGCCCCGGGCGTCGACGCGCAGCCCGTTCGCGGTGTCGCGGCCGTCGGTGCCGGCGGGCAGGAACACCTCGGCCTTACGGGCGCCCGGGCGGGCCCGGTAGACGGTGCCGTCCGCGTACGAGCCGACGTAGACCGTGCCGGTACGGGGGTCGGCGGCTATGCCCTCGGGGTAGACCTTCTCGCCGGGGATCGTGAACGCGGTCGAGACGCGGGGGGAGGGGCTCGCCCCGGCCGTGGTGCTGCCGAGGGTCAGGGTCGTCGCCGTCACGGCGAGGGTGGTCAGGGCGAGCGTGATCAGTCGCGGGCGCATGGACATGGAGGTGGGCATAGGCGTGGGCACGGGCATGGATGTGGGCATGGTGTGTGTCCTCTTCCGGTGTGGTGAATGCGAATCTATGTTAGAGCTCTAATGTTTGCAAGGGTCGTAGTATGCGGGGATGACCTCCATGCCCGCCGAGGAGCGCATCGGCTCCCACATCAAGCGCGCCGAGCAGGCGCTCCTCGCGGCGAAGAACGCGGCCCTGAAGCCCGCAGGCGTAACGGTTCCGCAGTACGCCGCCCTGCTCTGGCTCTCCGAGAAGCCCGGCATCTCCGCCGCCGCCCTCGCCCGGCTGTGCGGGGTCACGCCGCCGACCATGAACACCGTGCTGAAGAACCTCCAGGAGCGCGGGCTCATCGAGCGGACCCCGCACGAATGGCACCGCAACGTCCTGGAGACCCGGCTCACGGAGGAGGGGGAAGCGGTGATGCTGCGCGCGGACGCCGACGCCGTGCGCGTGGAGCGGGCGCTCGCCGCCGAGTTCTCCGGTGAGGAGCGGGAGTCGCTGATCGCGCTGCTCGGGCGCTGCGCCCAGGTGCTTGACGAGCAGCGCTGAGGCAGGAGGCCCCGGGAGCCTCGGCGTTCATGTTTTTTACCCGGATTTGGAACTGCCCCGGCCATTCCCCCATCAGCACTAGGGGATGCCCAGCCGCTCTGTCCCGCCCCCGGGACAGCCATGACCGTTCGGAGCGAAGTTTCGTGCACGACTACCCGCAGCGTCCGCAGTCCGATGGCCAGGACCCGTCCGAGCCCGTGCGCACGCCCCGGCGGTCGCGCCGCCCGATTTGGATCAGCACGGGTGTGGTGTGCGCGCTCGTCCTCGGCGGCGGCGGCTTCGCGGCCTGGAAGTACGAGTGGTTCTCGGGCAACGGCGAGACCGTGAGCTTCGGCAAGAACCGGCCGCCCGCCGAGCCCGAGCGGCAGGACGCCCCGGTTGCCCCGGCCGCCCCGGGCGAGCCCTCGCCGGCCGGGCCGACCGGCGACCCGGACGTGCTCATGCCGGCCGGCCCGAAGGCCGCGTTCAAGCAGACCGCCAAGCTCGACGACGGCACGATCATCGCGAAGACCCGCCTCGCGGGCGCGAAGTCCGGCTTCACCGGCGACGTCTGGGTGTGGGCGCCCAAGGAGTACGACGACCCGAAGTACGCCAAGGCCGCCTTCCCGGTCCTCATCGCGCTCCCCGGCGGCAACGGCTACCCCGCCAACTACTGGTCCGACCGCAGTCTCGGCCTCCAGAAGGCCATCACCGACGGGGTCAAGGCGGGCACCAGCCTGCCGTTCATCGTGGTCATGCCGGTACTCAACCCGGACGCCAAGTACTACTACGACGGCTCCGACATACCCGGCCAGGCCAAGATGGGCACCTGGCTCTCCGAGGACATACCCGACTTCACCCGCGCCAACTTCCGTACGTACAAGTCCCGCGACGGCTGGGCCTTCATGGGCTCCTCCTCGGGAGCGTTCGTCGGCATGAAGCTGCTCCTCCAGTACCCGGACCGGTTCAAGGCAGTGATCGCCAGCGGCGGCGAGATCGTTCCCGACTCCCCGCTCTGGAAGGGACACCAGGCGGAGATGGACGAGAACAACCCCGAGAAGCTCGCGCAGAAGCTGATCGACACCAACGGGCCCGAGGTGTACATCAACTTCCAGGTCGGGACCAAGGAGAGCGGCAAGCAGCGGATGACGCAGTTCAAGAACGCGTACGGCAAGGGCCCGGTCAAGATGACCATCCGCGACATCCAGAACGGCGAGCACAACGGCTGGCACTACGTGCGCGGCATGAAGGAAGGCTCGCTGGAGTGGATCAGCAAGGTGCTGAAGGCCCCGAAGCCGGAGGGCACCGGCTGAGAAGGGGGTCGGCGGTGTGAGGAGGCGGGCTAGGCGCGGAGTGGTGTTCGCCACGCCCCCGGGCCCAGGCAACCGGTCCGGTCGTTCAATCCTCTGTAATGGGTGTAAGGGGGACCGAACGGTCCCACCCGCGCTCCCGCAGGAGCGCCGGAGAGGGAACGGGACATTTCCGTGCAGCGACAAGACCACCAGGGCCCCCGGCGGCGTCGGCGCCTCCTCCTGATCAGCGGCGGGCTCGCACTCACCCTCGCCGCCGGCGGCGGCCTGGCGGCGTACCAGTTCGGCCTCTTCTCCGACATAGGGGATCCCACCTCCTTCGGGAAGACCCAGCAGAAGACGGCGGCCGCCGCCGACATCCGCCCGGGCGTGAGCATGCCCACCGGCCCGGCCGCCGAGTTCGTCCGCACCTCCCGGCTGCCCGACGGCACGCAGATCGCCCGCACCACCCTCACCGGCAAGAAGTCCGGCTTCACCGGCGACGTCTGGGTGTGGGTCCCCAAGGAGTACGACGACCCGCGCTACGCCAAGAGCGGCTTCCCGGTCCTGATCTCCCTCCCCGGCGGCCGCGGCTACCCCAAGAACTACTGGGGCACCGGCCCCGGCCTCGGCCTCCAGCAGGCCGTGACCGACGGGGTGAAGGCGGGCACCAGCCTGCCCTTCATCCTCGTCATGCCGGTGATCAACGCCGACACCAAGCACCACTACGACGGCTCGGACATCCCCGGTGAACCCCGCATGGGCACCTGGATGGCCGATGACATCCCGGATTTCACGAAGGCCAATTTCCGCACCTTCACCGACCGCGACGGCTGGGCCTTCATGGGCTCCTCCTCGGGCGGTTTCGGCGCCTTCAAGCACGTCCTGAAGTACCCCGACCGCTTCAAGGCGGTGATCGCCAGCGGCACCGACTTCGTCCCCGACTCCCCGCTGTGGAAGGGGAACACGCAGGCCATGGACGAGAACAACCCCGAGAAGCTCGCTGCGAAGCTGATCGAGGAAGGCGGCCCGGACGTGTACGTGAACTTCCAGATCGGCACCGAGGAGAGCGGCCGCGAGCGGGCCGAGCAGTTCATGCGGGAGTACGGGAAGGGTCCCGTGCACACCCGGCTCCAGGTGATCGAGGATGGTCAGCACAACGGAAAGTCGTACGTGCGCGGCATGAGGGAGGGCTCCCTGGAGTGGATCAGCAATGTGATGCGGCCGCCGACGCCCGACCCCGCCGTGGGATGAGCCCCGTGGTGAAGGGGGCCTGCGCGGCGGTCGCCGCCGGGGCCACCGCCGTGTTCGCGGTGGCGCTCCTGAAGGCGCCGGCCGAGTCGGCGGAGCCGGAGGACCCCTTCCCCACCGTCGGCGTGCTCATGGCCAACGGGGAGCACTGGTGCACGGCCAGCGTGGTCGACAGCCCCCGCGGCAACGTCGTCGCCACCGCCGCGCACTGCGTGGCCCCGGCGGGCGAGGACGGGGAGCCCGGCGAGGTCGCGCACGACGGCCTCGCCATCGGCGAGCTCTCCTTCGCCCCCGGCTTCTCCGGGGAGGGCGCGGGAACCCAGCCCTTCGGGGTGTGGAAGGTCCGCGCGGTCCACGTGGACGAGCGCTGGACGAAGTGGGGCGACGACACCGCCGACTTCGCCTTCCTCACCATCGAGCCCGGCCCGGACGGGCGCAGCCTCCAGGAGGCCGTGGGCGGCGGCGAGGCCCCGAAACCCGACTGGACCTCCGGCTACGAGCGCGAGGTCACGGTGGTCGGCTATCCGGAGTCCGACCGCAACCCGCAGAACAAGCCCGTCTCGTGCACCACCCAGACCCGGCACGACGAGGACGACCCCGACATGCTGTACATCGGCTGCGCCGGGTTCTGGACGGGCACCAGCGGGAGCCCCTGGATCGCCGACCGGGGCGGGCCGGGGGAGCCGGGCCGCCTGATCGGCGTACTGAGCGGCGGGGAGACGGACGTCGACTCGACCGCCGCCCTGTACGACGAGCGCGCGAAGGCCCTCTACGACCGGGCCGCGCGGGGCTGAGCTACGCCTTGCGCTCCGTGCTGACGATCACGCACACCGCGGCCACCACGACGGCGCCGCCGAGCAGGATCGGCCAGGTCAGGGCCTCGTCGAGGATCAGCGCGCCCAGCGCGACGGCGACGACCGGATTGACGTAGGCGTACGTGGCGACCAGCGACAGCGGCGCCGACCGCAGCAGCCACACGTACGCGGTGAAGGCCACGAGCGAGCCGAAGACGACCAGGTAGCCGAGCGCCAGCCAGGAGGACGTGGAGTAGCCCGCCGGGTCCAGGCCGTGGTGCTCGCCCCGGATCAGGCCGACCAGGACGTCGGCGGTCCCGCCCGCGAGCATCTGGTACGCGCTCCCGGTGAAGGGGTTGGCGGGCAGCTCCAGCCTCGGCGCGGAGAACGAGCCCAGCGACCAGAGCACCGAGGCCGCCAGCACCAGCAGCACCCCCGACAGCTGCACCGCGCCGCCGATCCCCGGGCTGGTCAGCACCGCCAGGCCGCAGAAGCCGAGCAGGACCCCGCCGAGCGTGCGCGCCGGCGGCCGGTCCCCGGTGGCGGCCCGCAGCACCACGAGCCACATCGGCACCGCGGCCACCAGCAGCGCGGCGAGGCCGGAGGGGATCGAGGTCTCGGCGAGCACGACGAGCCCGTTGCCGCCGAGGACCAGCAGCAGGCCGACCACCACGGCCGAGCGGACCTGCGCCGAGGTGGCCCGCAGCGCCGCCGGGCCGTCGCGCAGGGCGACGATGCCGGCCAGCAGGAGGCCGGCGGTGATGAACCGGACCCCGGCGGAGAGGAAGGGCGGCATGGTCTCGACGACGATCCGGATGGCGAGGTAGGTCGAGCCCCAGACGACGTAGACGAGGGCCAGGGCGAACCAGACGGTGCCGGTGACCTTCGGGGCCTCGGAGCCGGGCGCGGCGGTGGAGGGGGGCATGGCCGGATCCTATGGTCGTTGGCGCATGCAGGCATCCGGGTGTCCCACCCCCTGAGCGGGCGTGGCCGCCCCCACCACCTGAGCGGCGGGGGTATGCCGCCCCCTGAGCGGGCGCCACCTCGACGACAGGTCTAGCGGGCCAAGCCCGTCTTCGCCCCCGCGCCGCACAGCGGCAGCACCGCGGTGCGCCCCTGCAAGGGGTCGCCGGGCGCGCCCGGGCCCACCGCCGCCCAGCAGGCGGCGGCCGTCGGCTCGACGAAGAGGCCACGTCCCGCCAGGTCGAGCTGGGCCGCCCGCAGCCGGTCGTCCGGGACGGTCAGGAAGGTCCCGCCGGACTTGCGGACCGCGGCCAGGATCTGCCGGGCCCGCGGCGGGGCCGGGATGGCGATCCCCTCGGCCAGGGTCGGCCGCTGCTCCACCGGGTCGGCGTCCTCGGCCCCCGCCGCGAAGGCCTCGGCCAGCGGGGCCACCGCCTCGGACTGGACCGCGATCAGGGCCGGCGGCCGCACCCCGCGCCGCGCCAGCTCCGCCACCGCCAGGGCGGCGCCCAGCAGCAGGGTGCCGTTGCCCACCGGGACGACCAGCGCCTCCGGCAGTCGGCCGCCGAGCTCCTCCCAGATCTCGTACACGTACGTCTTCGTACCGTGCAGGAAGTACGGGTTGAAGACGTGGCTCGCGTAGAAGACGCCG
This genomic window contains:
- the ychF gene encoding redox-regulated ATPase YchF, producing the protein MSLTIGIVGLPNVGKSTLFNALTKNDVLAANYPFATIEPNVGVVGVPDSRLAVLAGIFGSQKVLPATVDFVDIAGIVRGASEGEGLGNKFLANIRESDAICQVIRAFKDENVVHVDGKVSPKDDIETINTELILADLQSIEKAEPRLTKESRLQKEKVAVLAAVVEAKKILEAGDTLFSKGITKGTEQGDLLHELHLLTTKPFLYVFNVDEDELTDDAFKAEQSALVAPAEAIFLNAKLEQDLSELDDEEALELLQSVGQDEPGLATLGRVGFDTLGLQTYLTAGPKETRAWTIKKGATAPEAAGVIHTDFQRGFIKAEVISFADLVDCGSVTEARAKGKARMEGKDYVMQDGDVVEFRFNV
- a CDS encoding antibiotic biosynthesis monooxygenase, giving the protein MYVRSIYATGDPAELDGVAEALRTDGRALLSAEPGFRGMGLFADRELGKLLVGSWWEDEASRQASYENLSKRRAEMMAPFAQTVTVDNWEAAVARRAEELVPGAGFRLVHMDVEPADIDLLVDTFRDTSLPKVQKIPGLAGISLLIDRDRGRAAVGSLYADRDALVASRGAVAAVRGEATAKARATTRSLEEFEVVLATAVPHS
- a CDS encoding Uma2 family endonuclease, giving the protein MTALPDWMRPPRAEGWFAEDLDRLPEAPRHTELIDGALVFMMSPQRWWHGHLVTMLTVALMEQVPADARVGREMTIKLDQRNRPEPDLLVTTADYEADRTWFAPNEVRLVIEVVSPECAHRDRTVKLRKYAEAGIPHYWCIEDEDGAPVVHVYELDEPTGAYAPAGIFRGTLQRPVPFEISLDLDKLTPPRSS
- a CDS encoding cupin domain-containing protein codes for the protein MSYPEYPEQVYSREEGEVSAVFRTVDTPPEFGVAGGDAIHYLATKASTNGEFGLYRVEMSPKAGGPKTHFHKTISESFFVLDGTVRLFNGVDWIDAQKGDFLYVPQGGLHAFRNDSDAPAEMLMLFAPGAPREEYFEGLAALADATDEERTEFFVRHDSYFVE
- a CDS encoding SMP-30/gluconolactonase/LRE family protein, whose protein sequence is MSMRPRLITLALTTLAVTATTLTLGSTTAGASPSPRVSTAFTIPGEKVYPEGIAADPRTGTVYVGSYADGTVYRARPGARKAEVFLPAGTDGRDTANGLRVDARGRLWVTDSTTGVAVYDARTGTRLAHFEVEGGGPFFVNDLAITPDGTAYLTDSVRAVVYRVTPAQLAAGSGALLPAFDLSGHLAPRPAGTFNLNGIVADRSGRYLLTVDMTAGDLHRLDLRTGAITRVALTGGDLKAADGLDLSPDGTLRVAHNTSNTLTRWQVSPDGTRARLTRTITDPGLQIPTTLAHIPGRTLVVRSQFDKDGPLTPSTGTPTTFTIAAVQGL
- a CDS encoding MarR family winged helix-turn-helix transcriptional regulator gives rise to the protein MTSMPAEERIGSHIKRAEQALLAAKNAALKPAGVTVPQYAALLWLSEKPGISAAALARLCGVTPPTMNTVLKNLQERGLIERTPHEWHRNVLETRLTEEGEAVMLRADADAVRVERALAAEFSGEERESLIALLGRCAQVLDEQR
- a CDS encoding esterase family protein, yielding MHDYPQRPQSDGQDPSEPVRTPRRSRRPIWISTGVVCALVLGGGGFAAWKYEWFSGNGETVSFGKNRPPAEPERQDAPVAPAAPGEPSPAGPTGDPDVLMPAGPKAAFKQTAKLDDGTIIAKTRLAGAKSGFTGDVWVWAPKEYDDPKYAKAAFPVLIALPGGNGYPANYWSDRSLGLQKAITDGVKAGTSLPFIVVMPVLNPDAKYYYDGSDIPGQAKMGTWLSEDIPDFTRANFRTYKSRDGWAFMGSSSGAFVGMKLLLQYPDRFKAVIASGGEIVPDSPLWKGHQAEMDENNPEKLAQKLIDTNGPEVYINFQVGTKESGKQRMTQFKNAYGKGPVKMTIRDIQNGEHNGWHYVRGMKEGSLEWISKVLKAPKPEGTG
- a CDS encoding esterase family protein → MQRQDHQGPRRRRRLLLISGGLALTLAAGGGLAAYQFGLFSDIGDPTSFGKTQQKTAAAADIRPGVSMPTGPAAEFVRTSRLPDGTQIARTTLTGKKSGFTGDVWVWVPKEYDDPRYAKSGFPVLISLPGGRGYPKNYWGTGPGLGLQQAVTDGVKAGTSLPFILVMPVINADTKHHYDGSDIPGEPRMGTWMADDIPDFTKANFRTFTDRDGWAFMGSSSGGFGAFKHVLKYPDRFKAVIASGTDFVPDSPLWKGNTQAMDENNPEKLAAKLIEEGGPDVYVNFQIGTEESGRERAEQFMREYGKGPVHTRLQVIEDGQHNGKSYVRGMREGSLEWISNVMRPPTPDPAVG
- a CDS encoding serine protease, whose translation is MSPVVKGACAAVAAGATAVFAVALLKAPAESAEPEDPFPTVGVLMANGEHWCTASVVDSPRGNVVATAAHCVAPAGEDGEPGEVAHDGLAIGELSFAPGFSGEGAGTQPFGVWKVRAVHVDERWTKWGDDTADFAFLTIEPGPDGRSLQEAVGGGEAPKPDWTSGYEREVTVVGYPESDRNPQNKPVSCTTQTRHDEDDPDMLYIGCAGFWTGTSGSPWIADRGGPGEPGRLIGVLSGGETDVDSTAALYDERAKALYDRAARG
- a CDS encoding EamA family transporter yields the protein MPPSTAAPGSEAPKVTGTVWFALALVYVVWGSTYLAIRIVVETMPPFLSAGVRFITAGLLLAGIVALRDGPAALRATSAQVRSAVVVGLLLVLGGNGLVVLAETSIPSGLAALLVAAVPMWLVVLRAATGDRPPARTLGGVLLGFCGLAVLTSPGIGGAVQLSGVLLVLAASVLWSLGSFSAPRLELPANPFTGSAYQMLAGGTADVLVGLIRGEHHGLDPAGYSTSSWLALGYLVVFGSLVAFTAYVWLLRSAPLSLVATYAYVNPVVAVALGALILDEALTWPILLGGAVVVAAVCVIVSTERKA
- a CDS encoding pyridoxal-phosphate dependent enzyme — translated: MTHALPGYVCPDDGTRSDVRTAPWCCPLCGGPWDLDFTPDPAAPLTPAAGPHSLWRYGSVLPLPGAFAVTLSEGNTPLVPMAERIHAKLDYLMPTLSFKDRGAVMLAEVARRLAPRRVVADSSGNAGTSVAAYCARAGLSCEVFVPEGTSEKKTEQMRAHGAAVRVVPGGREAAALAARAAAEEPGVFYASHVFNPYFLHGTKTYVYEIWEELGGRLPEALVVPVGNGTLLLGAALAVAELARRGVRPPALIAVQSEAVAPLAEAFAAGAEDADPVEQRPTLAEGIAIPAPPRARQILAAVRKSGGTFLTVPDDRLRAAQLDLAGRGLFVEPTAAACWAAVGPGAPGDPLQGRTAVLPLCGAGAKTGLAR